The sequence below is a genomic window from Polyangiaceae bacterium.
GGCGAGCAGGTCAGCTCCGCGCTGGTCGCAATGACCATCCACGCGCTGGGCGGTCAGGCGCGCAGCCTGTTGGGTCACCAGGTCAAGATCCAGACGGACGCGGCGTTCACCAAGGCACGCATCCACACCATCGAGGGCTCCAAGGTGCTGTCCACCGTGCACGACGGCAACATCGCCGTGGTGGCGGGTTTCCAGGGCACGGATCCCGAGGGCAACATCACCACCCTCGGCCGTGGTGGTTCCGACACCAGCGCCGTGGCCATTGCGGCCGCCATCAAAGCGGACGTTTGCGAGATCTACACGGACGTGGAAGGCGTCTACACCACCGACCCGAACATCTGCCCCACGGCTCGCAAGATCGAGCGCATCAGCTTCGAAGAAATGCTGGAGCTCGCGAGCCTGGGCGCCAAGGTCCTGCAAATCCGCTCCGTCGAGCTCGCCATGAAATACGGAGTTCCGATCCACGTACGGAGCTCCTTCACCGACACCACGGGAACCATGGTCACCCACGAAGAAGGTCTCGAGTCCGTCGTCGTCGCCGGCATCGCCATCGACAAGGGCGAAGCCAAGGTGCAGCTCATCAACGTCCCCGACCGGCCCGGCGTCGTCGCCGAGATCTTCGGCCAGCTCGCGGATCAGAACGTGTCCGTCGACATGATCATCCAGAGCCCTTCGCGCGAAGGCGGCACCACGACGGACGTCACCTTCACCGTGGCCAAGACGGATCTCACGCGCTGCAAGGATCTCATCGAGCAATGCGCGCGGGAGATTGGCGGCGCTGCCATCGAGTACGACCCGGACATCGTCAAGGTCAGCATCGTAGGGCTCGGCATGCGTTCCCATGCCGGCGTGGCCAGCGAGATGTTTCGCATCCTGGCCGCCGAGGGCATCAACATCCAGGCCATCAGCACCAGCGAGATCAAGGTCAGCTGCCTGATTCAGTCCAAGTACACCGAGCTCGCCGTGCGCGCCTTGCACGACGGATTCGAGCTCGACAAGGCCCCGAACCACAACTGACGCTTCTTCCGCGTCAGTTCATTCATGTCGGTCCGCCGCGAGCCCGTCGCTACGCGCCGGCCCCGAACGTCACGCGGACGTCGTCCCCCTCGAGCGTCACACGCGCCACCGCGTTCCGTAGCTTCGGGCGTCGCGCCAGCTCCACCGCGACCGGTGCCATCACCCGCTCTTCCAGCACGCGCTCGAGCGGCCGCGCGCCGTACTTCGGCGAATGGCCGAGCTCGGCGAGCTTCGCCTTGGCCTCCGCGGTCACGTCGAGCCGGATGTTGCGCTGGCCAAAGCCTTCCCGCGCGCCGATTTCCGCGAGCTCCAAGTCCACGATCCGAAGCAGGGACTCGGACGACAGCGACGTGAATGGCACGACGCGATCGATGCGGTTGAACAGCTCCGGTCGAAAGTGGTCCCGTACCGCGCGAACCTCGGCTCCGTCTGCTCGACCTTCTGCACCGAACCCGGCCAGCGTTCCGGATGTCCCGAGGTTGCTGGTCATGACGATGAGCGTCATCCGCATGTCCACCCGACGGCCGCCGGCCGTCGTCAGGCGTCCTTCTCCCAACACCCCCAAGAGCAGATCGAAGACCGCGGCGTGGGCCTTTTCGATTTCGTCCAGTAGCACCAAGCTCAGCGGTTGGCGAGCGACCTGCTGCGCGAGACTCACGGAGTCGCGTTCGTCCGCCATCAGGCGCGCCACGGAGCCGGCAAAGAAGTAACTGTTCCGGTGTGAGCTCGCCGAACACGCGCGCGCGGCCACGCTCCAAGTAGCGCAGCACCAGACCCGTCATGTCCTCGTGGCCGCCCGGGCGCCCGGAAAACAGATCGTCGAGGTCGTCGAAGTAAAGCACGGCGTCGACTTCCTCGGCGGCGGCCATCACGTTCGCCACGCGCTGCTCCAGCTGACCCAGAAAAGACTGACCTGCGACCAGCTCCGCCCCGGAGGTCGCGAGCACCATTGGCGCGCGGTGCTCCCGCAGCGCCAGGCGCAAGAGCTCGCTCTTGCCCACCCCTGGTGGTCCCACGAGCACACCGCTCGGTCGACGCTCGTCCAGAAGCAGCCCCGCCAGCTCGGAGCTGTCCCGCCCGATGACCGCGGTCGTGCTCGGCCACACGCGGCGCCCGATGCTCGCGAGCAGCTCGAGGGCAGCTTTGCGCTTCGCCTCCCCGTGAGTGGCAGCTTGCTTCGAGCGAAGCATCACTTCGGGCCGTACCAGGGAGAAGGAACCGGCGGGCAGCAGGTCGAGATACTCGGCGCCGTCCAGGTCCAGCGCTGCGGCCATGCGCAACACCTCTCGCTCGAGAACCGGATCCCGAGCCGCTGCGTCGTCCGCTTCCGTGAACACCACGTGCCTCAGCGCCGGCACCAGCATCCAGCCGCCGCGTTCCGTCACGAGCTCCAGTGCGTCGAGCGCGAGGGGCGTGCGCATGCGCGGCGCTCGCCAGCTTCCGGGGCGGGGAACCAACACGGAGATGGCGCACGGCGTCGCCGTTTCCGGCAACACGAAGCGAGGCACCGCGCTCGGCGGTAGCTCACTCAGATATTGCCCCAGAAACAGCGCGAGATCGTTCAGCGCCACTTCCGCGTCGTCCGCGAAGGCGGCCAGGTCCGCTGCCCCGGCGCAGGTCGCCGACACGAAGCCGCCGTGCTCCCGCAAGATCACCAGCGGGTACAGGGCCAGCTCCGACATGGGACGCGCAGCGTATCACGACGTGATCGTCGTTCCGCGCGCTCCTTCGAGGCGTTCCCTTGTGTTGGTGAGACGCGGAACCACGCGGTACCCCGGGACGGTACCTGGCGTCGTTCCGCGACGGGGCTCGCGCCGGCCCGACAAAGAAATGGAGCTACCAGCGCAGCTCGAAGACGACGCGTTCTGGCGTGATGGATGCGACCTCGGCCTCGCCTTGGATGCGGCACAGATCGAAGACCGCGGAGAAGGACGCGGCGACGCTCTCCAGCACGGCGGGGCTCTGGCGAAAGGCCGTGGGCGGATCCTTGTGGTGGAGCTCCACGCGAAAGTCTTCGGCGTCCAGAAACTCGAGGGTGCCGGCGTGTTTGTACATGTGGCTCCACGCGCGGGGCGTCCACTTGAGGATCTTGTTCGGCTCCAGGCCGAACAAGCGCACGGCTCCGTCGCGCAGCGGACCCAGCAGCGGGCCGTCCAGGGACTGCTGCATCGACGTCTTGGCCCAGCGGCGCACGCCCTCCATGCCAACCACCTCACCCACGGCGTCGGTCAGCGCGACGTCGAGGTCGAGCGGGAGCCACTCCATGCGACTGGCGCGTTCGATGGCGCTCACCCGCGTGGTTCCCAACTGGTGACGCACACGATGGGCTTGCCCCACTCCCAATAGTTCAATGCTGGTCAAGTTCGATTGAACGTGACTGGCGCGCATCAGCGGATTCGGCACTCGTCCCTCCCTGCGGTTCCAATGATAGCGCAGGGGGGCGCGAGGTGTCAGCGAAGCTCGACGTCGAAGCAGAAATGCCCGGGACCGCGCACCTCGGCGCGGATACGAGGGTGCGCGCCGAAGGCCGTGGATATGCCCTCGAGCTGACCCAGCTGATACTCCCAGGCCCCGTCGAGACCGGAGAACTCGAGGCGGACGGTTCGAGCGTCCAGCTCTTCTGCAGTGATCGTCCAGTCTCCCGGTGCCACCTTCTCGTACACCATCGGCACCTTGAGCAGAGCGGACTTCGCGTCGTGGATCATCGCGACGATGACGCGTCCGAGGACGGACTTGGCGAAGACGTCGAAGTCCGAGCGCGACAAGCGACGCATGCTCTCGCGATTGCCGACGGTGGGATATGTCTTCACGGCGGCGGCAAAGTGCAGCCGCGTGTAGTCGCGCTGGGGGTAGTCGCGAAAGTTGAGGTAGCGACCGTCGCGAGGCGGTTCGAGCAAGCGCTTCTGGAGCTCGGGCCACTCGTTTTCGAGACGGTCCACCAAGCCCTTGAAGAACATGCCCCGGAGCCGATAGGCCTCCGGCACGCTTTCGATCGTCTCTTCGATGTCGAGATCACCCTCGAGGCGATCGCCTGGAGTCACGGTCGTGACCGTCACGTCGTCCGATTAGAGACGTATGGCCAAGCAGCGGCAAGGCCCGGGGTTTTGAGCCGGGCACATGACCCCTGACATCTCACCGTAATCACACGGTCTACGCCGTGTCACTGGAAGCGACTTCGGTGCCAAAGCGCTGGCGTCCCGGGCGCTTTCGTCGCACGATAGCCTCGAGCGTCGGGCATTCTCCGGCCTCGAAATTTTCCGGACCGCGGGCGTCGCCCCGCGGCATTTTTGCTTGGAGCCACACATGAAGCTGAGGACGGTCACGGTTGTCGGGCTTTTCACCCTTCTCGCTGGGAGCGCACTGTCCGCTTGTCGGGCAGAGGGCAGCTCGGGCGGCGGCAGCGGCGGCGCGGGTGCCACCGAGGGCGGCACGGGAGCTGCGGGTGGCTTCGGCGGGCTCAGCGGCGGCAGCGGAACTGGGGCTAGCGCGGGCACCGGCGCAACGGGCGGGAGCTCGGGCGATGGCGGCAACTGCGTTCTGGGAGACGAGAATACGGACGCCGCGTGCTCGGACGGCTGCGACAACGACAGCGACGGCTTCTCGGATTGCGACGACTACGACTGCAAGACGACCACCGCCTGTTCGGGCCCCGCGGAAAACTCCAACCCCGCCTGCTCCAACGGCGTGGACGACGACAACAACGGCTTCACGGATTGCGAGGATTTCGCCTGTCAGGATCGCATCGTGTGCGCCGGCGAGGCGACCAACGCCAACTGCTCCGACGGCAAGGACAACGACGGCGACACCAAGATCGACTGCGCCGACGAGGATTGCCAGAGCGAGTCCATCATCGTGTGCAACGGCTCCTCTCCGGTGAGCCCGCTGCCGGACAAGTCCCAGTGGCCGGCGCTGATCAAGACGGCGTGCACCAACGGCATCGACGACAACAGCAACGGCTTCACCGACTGTGGAGACTTCGACTGCCGCGACAATTTCGAGGTCGTGGACTGCCAGGACTTGCCCCCCGAGGGCAACAACGCCACCTGCTCGGACGGCATCGACAACGACAAGGACGGCAAGACGGACTGCGAGGACGGAAACTGCCAGGGCGAGAGCATCGTGGTGTGCAACGGCAACGTGCCGGCCTCCCCCATGCCGGCCCAGAGTGAGTGGACCAATCTCGCCAACACGCGCTGCAGCGATGGCGCCGACAACGACAACAACACCCACAAGGACTGCGACGACTTCGGCTGTTCGTGGAACGCGGAGGTCACCGTGTGCGGCGCGGAGAACACGGACACGCTGTGCTCCGACGGCCAGGACAACGACAGCAACGGCTACGCCGATTGCAAAGACTTCTCCTGCAGCAAGAACCCGTTCGTGACCGTGTGTGAGACCGGCTTTGCCAAGTGCTCCGACGGTCAGGACAACGACGGCAACGGCTTTACGGATTGCATCGACCTTTCCTGCAATCCGCCGACTGGCGCGAAGAGCAGCGCCTGCATGTGATGCGGCCGCGCCGCCGCGGCGACGATCAACGTCGCCGCGGTTTGCCGCCGGCGCGGATCTTGGCCAGCTCCCAGGTGCCCAGCACGTTCCGTAGCTGCTGAAGCTGCCCTTCGCCCACGTTCCCGCTCGACACCACGATGCGAGGACGACGGTCCTCGCTCACGGCGCGGAGCCGCGCGTGGCTCACGGGTGGGCGCCGAAGCACGTCCGCCAGGTCGTCGAGCAGGCGCTGCGGAATGCGTCCCCGCACGAAGCGCACGCGCCCGCCGTCCACTTCCAGGCAGAACAGCTCGTTCGAACGCCAAATGGCGACCGCGAGGGGTATCGCCAGAACGGCGAGGATGGCGAGGCCGACGAACAGGTTCATCGCGGAAAACACCGCACCCGATTCCCTTTGTTGGGTGCGTGTGACGTTTTGGCTACCATCGCTGGCGCCCGTGTCAATGGCTGCACCCAGCTCGCTCCCGCGGCGCTTCGGCCGCTACGTCCTCTTCGATCAGATCGGCGAAGGTGGAATGGCGCGCATCTTCCTCGGAAGAGAGAAGACCGAGCTGGGCGGTGAGCGGCTGGTCGTCGTCAAGCAGATCCTGCCCGTGTACGCTGAAAGCTCGGAGTTCTCCAAGCTGCTGATCGACGAAGCCAAGCTCGCGGCGAAGCTCACCCACGGCAACGTGGTGCAAGTGTACGACCTCGGTCGTGAGGACGAGACCTTGTACATCGCGATGGAGTACGTAGAGGGTTTCGACCTGGGCGAGCTCTTGAAGAACTGCTCCCAGAGCAAGGTGCCCTTGCCGGTGGAGTTCTCCCTGCTGGTGATCATCGAAGGCCTGAAGGGTCTCGACTACGCGCATCGTAAGAAGGACGAAGACGGCAAGCCGCTGGGTATCGTTCACCGCGACGTGTCGCCCTCCAACTTGTTGGTCGGGTTCGATGGTCAGATCAAGGTCTGCGATTTCGGCATTGCGCGGGCCATGGGCGCGAGCACGGAGCTGCCCCCGGAGGCGATCCAGGGGAAGGCCGGGTACATGAGCCCAGAGGCGGCGCAGGGCGATTTGCTCGACGCGCGCAGCGACGTCTTCGCCATCGGGGTCATCCTGTGGGAGCTGCTCGCCGGGCGCCGCCTGTACAAGGGGGAAGCCGGGGAGGCGCCGAGCTTGGAGAAGGCCCGGATCGCGAACATTCCGGCGCTTCCAGCCCGCGGTTACCCGCAAGAATCCGAGCTCCACGCCATCGTGATGAAGGCGTTGGCGAAGGAGCGGGACGACCGCTACCCGAGCGCGAAGGACATGCTGCGGGAGCTTTCAGGGTACGTTGCCGGCGCGGGCTTGATGGCCAGCCCCTTGCGCTTCGGGGAGTGGCTCACCCAGAGCTTTGGTAGCGAGATCGTCGAGCGGCGCCGGACGCGGGAGCGCGGCTCGCGCGAGCTCGAGCCGGAGACGCCGAAGCCGAAGCCGGAACCGGCGCCGGAAACCGAGAAGCCGGCGGCGTCGTCTCTGCGGTTGGACGTGGCGCCGATGTCCATGGAGCCCATGGCGCACACGGTGCGGCACTCGGAGCCGGCACCGGGCGGCATCGACAAGTCGTCGCGGCTCTTGATCTGGATCGTGATCATCCTGTGCGGCTTCACGATCCTGGCGGCGTCGCTGCTCCGCTGATGCTCCTCGCCCGCGTTGCCGTTCCCGTCCCCCTCGGTCGGGCGTTCAGCTACTCGGTGCCCGCAGCCATGCAGGTGGTGGCCGGGAGCCGCGTGCTGGTGGAGTTCGGGCGCCGCAAGGTGCTGGGCGTGGTGCTGGACGTGGGCGATCGCGAGCCCGACGTCCCGCCCGAGAAGCTCAAGGCCATAGCCGCCATGGTGGACCCGGAGCCGGTGTTCCCGGCGGAGCTGCTCGCCTTCTTGTTGGAGCTTGCCCGCTACTACCTGGCGCCGGTGGGGGAGGTGATGCGCTTGGCGCTGCCCGCGGTGGAGCGTTCCGCCAAGGAACGGCTGCAGGGCGTGCTCGGAAAGACGGAGCTCGAGAGTGTTGGTCGCCTGGTGCAAGTGGCGCGGGCGCTGGCGCCGGAAGGCGGCGGCCCCAAGGGGCAGGCGGCGGAGGTGCTGGCGCACCTGCGCGCGGCGGGCCCCACGCCGGTGGCGGAGCTCACGGCGCGCTGGAAGAACGCGCGCTCCGCCGTGAAGCGCCTCTCCGACGCGGGTCTCGTCGCGCTCGAGCAGCAGGAACAAAGCGCGGACCCGTTCTTCGCCCGTGCGGTGGAGCGCGACACGCCGCCGGAGCTCACCGCGCCGCAGGCGCGAGCCGTCGCCGCCATCGAAGCTGCGCTCGGTGATCGCCAAGCCTTTCTGCTCCACGGCGTGACGGGATCCGGCAAGACGGAGGTGTACCTGCGGGCGGTGGAGAGCGCTCTCCGCCGCGGCGGAGGCGCCATCGTGCTGGTGCCGGAGATCGCACTGACGCCCCAGCTCGTGGGGCGCTTCCGCGCTCGCCTCGGCGATCGCATCGCGGTGCTCCACAGTGGGCTCACGGATCGCGAGCGCCACGCAATGTGGAAGTCGCTGCGCAGCGGCGAGGTGAAGATCGTCGTCGGTGCACGCTCGGCGCTGTTCGCCCCGGTGGCGGATCTCGCGCTCATCTGCGTGGACGAAGAGCACGACGGCTCCTTCAAGCAGGAAGAAGGCGTGCGCTACAACGCGCGGGACATGGCGCTGTTGCGCGCCTATCGGGCGGGCGCGGTGTGCGTGCTCGGCTCCGCCACGCCGTCGCTTTCCAGTGAAGCGTTGGTGCGCTCCGAGCGCCTCACGCGCTTGCGGCTCCCGGATCGCGCGCGCGCCCGGGCCGTCTTGCCGGAGGTCGAGATCGTGGATCTCCGCCGAGTGGGAGCAGGTCCCACGGGGCACCGCCTCTTGAGCCTGCCGCTGCACCGCGCCCTCGAACGCGTGCTGGAGGCGAAGGAGCAGGCCATCCTGTTCCTGAACCGCCGCGGGTTTGCGCCCAGCCTGATCTGCGAGGGCTGCGGCCACGTGCTGAGCTGCCCAAACTGCGCGGTGGCTCTCACGCTCCATCGCAGCCGGGGGGAGCGCCTGCGCTGTCACTACTGCGACTACGCCATCCCCGTGCCGGAGCTGTGCCCGGACTGCAAGAGCTCGCGCCTCTCGGACGAAGGCGCGGGAACCGAGCGTATCGAGAGCAGCCTGGCCGGCTTCTTTCCCGACGCCAAGGTGGCGCGGCTGGATCGCGACGTGGCAGCCGGCGCCAAGAGCGAGCGCGTGCTCGATCGCATGCGCCGTCGGGAGATCGACATCTTGGTGGGCACGCAGATGGTGACCAAGGGGCACGACTTGCCCGACGTCACGCTCGTGGGCGTGCTGAACGCGGATGCCGCCCTCAGCCTTCCGGACTTTCGCGCGGCGGAGCGCACGTTCCATCTGTTGGTGCAGGTGGCGGGCCGCGCGGGCCGCGGGGATTCCCCGGGCCGCGTCATGATCCAGACGTGGCAGCCGGATCACGCCGCCGTGGTGCTCGCCGCGCGCCACGACGTGGACGCGTTCGTGGCGCGGGAGATGCAAGATCGCGAGGAGCTCGGCTACCCGCCGTTTTCCCACATCGCGCTGGTGCGCGTGGACGCCGTGGAGGAGGGCGTCGCCCGCGCCGCTGCGGAGCGCCTGGCAGACGTCGCACGCAAGGCCGCCCCCCGCGGCGTGGACGTTATCGGCCCCGCCGCCGCGCCTCTCGCCCGCCTCAGGAACCGCTACCGCTTTCGCTTCATGGTGCGATCGAAAGACCGAGCCCCGCTGCGCAAGACGCTGTTGGCAGTGGCGCGCTCGGGCGCGGATCGTCGCGTTCGCTTCGCCGTCGACGTCGACCCCATGAGCATGTTGTGAGCGCACGCCGCCCTTTGGTGGTAGAAGCGCCGGCCATGCGCCGCCTCGTGGTCCTCGGAT
It includes:
- a CDS encoding aspartate kinase, giving the protein MALVVQKYGGTSVANLERMRAVAERALATQKAGNEVVVIVSAMAGETNRLLGLAHDISPVPDMREMDVLASTGEQVSSALVAMTIHALGGQARSLLGHQVKIQTDAAFTKARIHTIEGSKVLSTVHDGNIAVVAGFQGTDPEGNITTLGRGGSDTSAVAIAAAIKADVCEIYTDVEGVYTTDPNICPTARKIERISFEEMLELASLGAKVLQIRSVELAMKYGVPIHVRSSFTDTTGTMVTHEEGLESVVVAGIAIDKGEAKVQLINVPDRPGVVAEIFGQLADQNVSVDMIIQSPSREGGTTTDVTFTVAKTDLTRCKDLIEQCAREIGGAAIEYDPDIVKVSIVGLGMRSHAGVASEMFRILAAEGINIQAISTSEIKVSCLIQSKYTELAVRALHDGFELDKAPNHN
- a CDS encoding ATP-dependent Clp protease ATP-binding subunit, with the translated sequence MADERDSVSLAQQVARQPLSLVLLDEIEKAHAAVFDLLLGVLGEGRLTTAGGRRVDMRMTLIVMTSNLGTSGTLAGFGAEGRADGAEVRAVRDHFRPELFNRIDRVVPFTSLSSESLLRIVDLELAEIGAREGFGQRNIRLDVTAEAKAKLAELGHSPKYGARPLERVLEERVMAPVAVELARRPKLRNAVARVTLEGDDVRVTFGAGA
- a CDS encoding DUF2378 family protein, encoding MTVTTVTPGDRLEGDLDIEETIESVPEAYRLRGMFFKGLVDRLENEWPELQKRLLEPPRDGRYLNFRDYPQRDYTRLHFAAAVKTYPTVGNRESMRRLSRSDFDVFAKSVLGRVIVAMIHDAKSALLKVPMVYEKVAPGDWTITAEELDARTVRLEFSGLDGAWEYQLGQLEGISTAFGAHPRIRAEVRGPGHFCFDVELR
- a CDS encoding DUF3634 family protein, which produces MNLFVGLAILAVLAIPLAVAIWRSNELFCLEVDGGRVRFVRGRIPQRLLDDLADVLRRPPVSHARLRAVSEDRRPRIVVSSGNVGEGQLQQLRNVLGTWELAKIRAGGKPRRR
- a CDS encoding serine/threonine protein kinase translates to MSMAAPSSLPRRFGRYVLFDQIGEGGMARIFLGREKTELGGERLVVVKQILPVYAESSEFSKLLIDEAKLAAKLTHGNVVQVYDLGREDETLYIAMEYVEGFDLGELLKNCSQSKVPLPVEFSLLVIIEGLKGLDYAHRKKDEDGKPLGIVHRDVSPSNLLVGFDGQIKVCDFGIARAMGASTELPPEAIQGKAGYMSPEAAQGDLLDARSDVFAIGVILWELLAGRRLYKGEAGEAPSLEKARIANIPALPARGYPQESELHAIVMKALAKERDDRYPSAKDMLRELSGYVAGAGLMASPLRFGEWLTQSFGSEIVERRRTRERGSRELEPETPKPKPEPAPETEKPAASSLRLDVAPMSMEPMAHTVRHSEPAPGGIDKSSRLLIWIVIILCGFTILAASLLR
- the priA gene encoding primosomal protein N', with protein sequence MMLLARVAVPVPLGRAFSYSVPAAMQVVAGSRVLVEFGRRKVLGVVLDVGDREPDVPPEKLKAIAAMVDPEPVFPAELLAFLLELARYYLAPVGEVMRLALPAVERSAKERLQGVLGKTELESVGRLVQVARALAPEGGGPKGQAAEVLAHLRAAGPTPVAELTARWKNARSAVKRLSDAGLVALEQQEQSADPFFARAVERDTPPELTAPQARAVAAIEAALGDRQAFLLHGVTGSGKTEVYLRAVESALRRGGGAIVLVPEIALTPQLVGRFRARLGDRIAVLHSGLTDRERHAMWKSLRSGEVKIVVGARSALFAPVADLALICVDEEHDGSFKQEEGVRYNARDMALLRAYRAGAVCVLGSATPSLSSEALVRSERLTRLRLPDRARARAVLPEVEIVDLRRVGAGPTGHRLLSLPLHRALERVLEAKEQAILFLNRRGFAPSLICEGCGHVLSCPNCAVALTLHRSRGERLRCHYCDYAIPVPELCPDCKSSRLSDEGAGTERIESSLAGFFPDAKVARLDRDVAAGAKSERVLDRMRRREIDILVGTQMVTKGHDLPDVTLVGVLNADAALSLPDFRAAERTFHLLVQVAGRAGRGDSPGRVMIQTWQPDHAAVVLAARHDVDAFVAREMQDREELGYPPFSHIALVRVDAVEEGVARAAAERLADVARKAAPRGVDVIGPAAAPLARLRNRYRFRFMVRSKDRAPLRKTLLAVARSGADRRVRFAVDVDPMSML